A genomic region of Paenibacillus sp. PL2-23 contains the following coding sequences:
- the tnpB gene encoding IS66 family insertion sequence element accessory protein TnpB (TnpB, as the term is used for proteins encoded by IS66 family insertion elements, is considered an accessory protein, since TnpC, encoded by a neighboring gene, is a DDE family transposase.), whose amino-acid sequence MDQLYLARGNTDLRKSIDGLAVLVKEGFDLDPFSSALFVFCNRERDKLKILHWEHNGFWLYYRRLERGRFQWPAEGIASTMTISRRELRWLLDGLSIEQRRAHRAVAARTVV is encoded by the coding sequence ATGGATCAATTGTACTTGGCTCGCGGCAATACCGATCTTCGCAAATCCATTGACGGTTTGGCCGTCCTCGTCAAGGAAGGCTTCGATCTCGATCCGTTTTCGTCGGCACTCTTTGTGTTCTGCAATCGTGAGCGGGACAAATTAAAAATCCTTCATTGGGAGCACAATGGATTCTGGCTTTACTACCGACGGTTGGAGCGCGGTCGCTTTCAATGGCCGGCAGAGGGAATCGCATCCACAATGACCATCTCTCGTCGTGAGTTGCGTTGGCTGCTCGACGGACTCTCAATTGAACAACGAAGAGCGCATCGGGCCGTTGCTGCTCGCACGGTCGTATGA